Proteins encoded by one window of Dehalococcoidia bacterium:
- a CDS encoding isocitrate/isopropylmalate dehydrogenase family protein: MAITVTLIPGDGVGPDVVAAARRVVEATGVEIIWEERLAGEAALLRVGNPLPFDTLESIRRNKVALKGPLTTPVGSGFRSVNVAIRKELDLYANVRPARSLEGVRSRYEHIDLVVIRENTEDLYAGIEHMVGEDAAESIKIITRRGSERIVRFAFEYARREGRRLVTAVHKANIMKLTDGLFLRVAQEVAREYPDIRFEDRIVDNMSMQLVQKPEQYDVIVCPNLYGDILSDLCAGLIGGLGVMPSGNFGKECAVFEAVHGTAPKYIGMNRVNPTALILAAAMMLKYLGADEASRRITAAVRAVIAEGKTVTFDLGGHASTSEMGEAIARKIVQHEV, from the coding sequence ATGGCCATCACCGTCACCTTGATACCTGGCGACGGCGTCGGCCCTGACGTCGTCGCCGCAGCTCGGCGCGTCGTCGAGGCGACCGGCGTTGAGATCATCTGGGAAGAACGGCTTGCCGGGGAAGCAGCGCTGCTCCGAGTGGGCAATCCGCTGCCGTTCGACACCCTCGAGTCAATCCGGCGCAACAAAGTCGCGCTGAAAGGCCCGCTCACGACCCCGGTTGGGTCCGGCTTCCGCTCCGTTAACGTCGCGATCCGCAAAGAGCTCGATCTCTACGCCAATGTCCGCCCTGCCCGCAGCCTCGAAGGGGTCCGCAGCCGCTACGAGCATATCGACCTCGTCGTCATCCGCGAGAACACCGAAGACCTCTACGCCGGCATCGAGCACATGGTCGGGGAAGACGCTGCTGAGAGCATCAAGATCATCACCCGGCGGGGCTCAGAGCGGATTGTCCGCTTCGCCTTCGAGTACGCTCGGCGCGAAGGCCGCCGGCTGGTGACCGCTGTCCACAAAGCAAACATCATGAAACTGACCGATGGCCTGTTCCTGCGGGTCGCGCAGGAAGTTGCCCGGGAGTATCCCGACATTCGGTTCGAAGACCGGATCGTCGACAACATGTCGATGCAGTTGGTCCAGAAGCCAGAGCAGTACGACGTGATCGTCTGCCCGAACCTGTACGGCGATATCCTCTCCGACCTCTGCGCCGGACTGATCGGCGGGCTCGGCGTGATGCCCTCCGGCAACTTTGGCAAGGAGTGCGCCGTCTTCGAGGCGGTTCATGGCACCGCGCCGAAGTACATCGGCATGAACCGGGTCAACCCGACAGCGCTTATCCTTGCGGCGGCGATGATGCTGAAGTATCTCGGCGCGGACGAAGCAAGCCGACGCATCACCGCCGCCGTCCGCGCCGTGATCGCTGAGGGCAAGACCGTCACCTTCGATCTCGGCGGCCACGCCAGCACTAGCGAGATGGGCGAGGCGATCGCCCGCAAAATCGTTCAGCACGAGGTGTAG
- a CDS encoding rhodanese-like domain-containing protein: protein MVVKQKVDFSEAERISQEEAKALFDQGEAVFVDLRAPFAYEQFRLPGAVRLDLKEVVKHAETVPPAKTIVYYCDCPNEETSARAVQLVRKRLPVRAVALVGTVEEWLERDYPFERGAPAGAMA from the coding sequence ATGGTTGTGAAACAGAAGGTGGACTTCAGCGAGGCGGAGCGGATCTCGCAAGAAGAAGCGAAGGCGCTGTTCGACCAGGGCGAGGCGGTCTTCGTCGATCTCCGCGCGCCGTTTGCCTATGAGCAGTTTCGGCTGCCCGGCGCGGTCCGGCTCGACCTCAAAGAGGTTGTCAAGCACGCTGAAACCGTGCCGCCAGCCAAGACGATTGTCTACTACTGCGATTGCCCCAACGAAGAGACAAGCGCCCGGGCAGTCCAGCTCGTCCGCAAGCGGCTTCCCGTTCGCGCTGTCGCCCTCGTCGGCACAGTTGAGGAATGGCTGGAGCGAGACTATCCCTTCGAGCGGGGAGCCCCGGCTGGCGCGATGGCATGA
- a CDS encoding EamA family transporter gives MTTVAAPSRRRTMIQAFGLLFIGICLSVVGELLLKHGVNNVGRTLELWPLSELAGTLWSVFTNLYVLAGFACVFSASIFWLAVLSRAEISLVYPMLSISYVIVVILSYFIFRENVTLLRLAGCLVIVGGVAMVGLSYRT, from the coding sequence ATGACGACCGTCGCGGCGCCGTCCAGAAGGAGGACGATGATCCAGGCGTTCGGCCTTCTCTTCATCGGGATTTGTCTTTCCGTTGTCGGCGAGTTGCTGTTGAAGCATGGGGTCAACAATGTCGGCCGCACCCTCGAACTGTGGCCGCTCTCTGAGCTCGCGGGGACGCTCTGGAGCGTCTTTACCAATCTTTATGTTCTTGCCGGCTTTGCCTGTGTCTTCAGCGCGTCGATTTTCTGGCTTGCGGTGCTGTCGCGGGCCGAGATCTCGCTCGTTTACCCGATGCTCAGCATCTCGTATGTGATTGTCGTCATCCTCTCCTATTTCATCTTCCGCGAGAACGTCACGCTGCTGCGGCTGGCAGGATGCCTCGTCATTGTCGGTGGCGTCGCGATGGTTGGGCTAAGCTATCGAACCTAA
- the tsaB gene encoding tRNA (adenosine(37)-N6)-threonylcarbamoyltransferase complex dimerization subunit type 1 TsaB, with amino-acid sequence MILAIDTAGELTGLALWTGELCAELVWRSERRQTAELLPRLIRLLADSGHSFDDVRGLVVVTGPGSFNGIRVGIATAQGFALARRLPLVGVSLLEGMAWPYRALGRVGTVVAAGRDRAVAVFEKEGTGIATVLAPTIVSAAQTAGALTGCQVIVSAVGKLDEVDGPIVVGVAAHPRPGIIAELGAERLRAGVSGPVEPLYLRAPQITQPKAQA; translated from the coding sequence GTGATCCTCGCCATCGACACTGCGGGCGAGCTGACGGGGCTGGCGCTCTGGACAGGGGAACTGTGCGCAGAACTCGTCTGGCGATCTGAGCGTCGGCAGACGGCGGAACTGCTGCCGCGCTTGATCCGTCTGCTTGCCGACAGCGGCCATTCGTTCGACGACGTGCGCGGGCTGGTCGTGGTCACAGGGCCTGGCAGTTTCAATGGAATTCGCGTCGGGATCGCCACCGCTCAAGGGTTTGCGCTCGCCCGCCGCCTGCCGCTCGTCGGCGTTTCCCTGCTCGAGGGGATGGCGTGGCCCTATCGAGCGCTCGGTCGGGTCGGGACGGTAGTTGCTGCCGGCCGCGACCGGGCGGTAGCGGTCTTTGAGAAAGAAGGGACTGGAATTGCGACCGTCCTAGCCCCGACAATCGTGTCTGCCGCGCAAACGGCCGGAGCCCTGACGGGGTGTCAGGTCATCGTGAGCGCGGTGGGTAAGCTCGATGAGGTGGACGGGCCGATAGTGGTCGGTGTCGCAGCGCATCCGCGTCCTGGGATCATCGCCGAGCTTGGTGCCGAGCGATTGCGCGCCGGCGTGTCCGGTCCTGTCGAGCCGCTCTACCTGCGCGCCCCTCAGATCACGCAGCCGAAGGCGCAAGCATGA
- the tsaE gene encoding tRNA (adenosine(37)-N6)-threonylcarbamoyltransferase complex ATPase subunit type 1 TsaE, which produces MIERKTRSADETRALGRALGAAAEPGAVLLLRGDLGSGKTTFAQGVGEGLGVNEVTSPTFILVAEHRGRLPLFHVDLYRLGDVEDLSALGLDDVLGRVGVVVVEWPERYLGAWPEERLDIDLSGEDDERTITFRATGPRHAALLRRAGIAP; this is translated from the coding sequence GTGATCGAGCGCAAGACGCGCAGCGCCGACGAAACGCGGGCGCTGGGCCGAGCGCTGGGGGCGGCCGCCGAGCCGGGCGCGGTCCTGCTCTTGCGCGGCGACCTCGGCAGCGGCAAGACGACGTTCGCTCAAGGGGTCGGCGAGGGACTAGGCGTGAATGAGGTGACGAGCCCGACCTTCATTCTTGTCGCCGAGCATCGCGGCCGGCTGCCGCTCTTTCATGTCGACCTCTACCGCCTGGGCGACGTGGAGGACCTCAGCGCCCTTGGGCTCGACGATGTCCTTGGCCGGGTCGGCGTTGTCGTCGTTGAATGGCCCGAACGCTACCTCGGCGCCTGGCCGGAGGAGCGTCTCGACATCGATCTCAGCGGCGAGGATGACGAGCGGACGATCACCTTTCGCGCGACGGGCCCGCGCCATGCTGCGCTGCTGCGGCGGGCGGGGATAGCGCCGTGA
- the pilM gene encoding pilus assembly protein PilM, producing the protein MKLLPRRLVTLSLEGSRIRLLGTRGSEVEFWADIPFDERLLRHGQIGDPNAIGALIGETFHRRGLPRSRVVAAASGLGAVSRIITVAAPHTRLAEAVEIEARKVLPETLVDVTLYWQAIDPRTSHAPRVFLLATPRDTVMTLIDTLRIAGIQPLAIDLKPLALYRAVGGKDAVVAHLESQTLDIVIVVDDLPMLLRTVYLGEGAGSRDFLLGRLTDELSRTVRYYNDATRAAPLPTAAPIFLSGEDVIDPHLVATIEALTGHPVVAPQPPLDYPPDFPVERYLVNIGLALKSL; encoded by the coding sequence ATGAAGCTCCTTCCTCGCCGCTTGGTCACCCTCTCCCTTGAAGGCTCGCGGATCCGGCTGCTCGGCACGCGCGGGAGCGAGGTCGAATTCTGGGCGGATATTCCGTTCGACGAGCGGCTGCTGCGTCACGGTCAGATCGGCGACCCCAACGCGATTGGCGCCCTGATCGGTGAGACGTTTCACCGCCGCGGGCTGCCGCGCTCGCGGGTGGTGGCGGCGGCGTCTGGCCTCGGCGCGGTGTCGCGCATCATCACGGTCGCAGCCCCGCACACACGCCTCGCCGAGGCGGTGGAGATCGAGGCGCGGAAGGTGCTGCCCGAAACGCTCGTCGACGTCACGCTCTATTGGCAAGCGATCGACCCGCGCACTAGCCACGCGCCCCGGGTCTTCCTCCTCGCAACGCCGCGCGACACCGTGATGACCCTGATCGACACGCTCCGGATCGCCGGCATCCAGCCGCTTGCCATCGACCTGAAGCCGCTCGCGCTCTATCGCGCGGTCGGCGGCAAGGATGCGGTCGTTGCCCACCTCGAGTCTCAGACGCTCGACATCGTCATCGTGGTGGACGACCTGCCGATGCTGCTGCGCACCGTCTACCTCGGGGAGGGAGCCGGCTCGCGCGATTTCTTGCTCGGCCGGCTGACCGACGAGCTCTCGCGCACCGTACGCTACTACAACGATGCCACTCGCGCGGCGCCGCTGCCGACTGCTGCGCCGATCTTCCTCTCGGGCGAGGATGTGATCGACCCCCACCTCGTCGCAACTATCGAGGCGCTCACCGGTCATCCGGTTGTCGCGCCCCAACCTCCCCTCGACTATCCTCCTGACTTCCCCGTGGAACGCTATCTCGTCAATATCGGGCTCGCCTTGAAGTCGCTATGA
- the thiL gene encoding thiamine-phosphate kinase: protein MLVSDLGEFGLIDRLAAALSSLPRSDLLVGIGDDAAVWRSGRSLTIATTDTMVDGIHFLSAQADPVAVGWKAAVSNLSDINAMGGMPRYALVTLGLPPDTPVSWVDGLYAGLRALAEAGAVIAGGDIVRSPVRFLTVALTGAAPARRDWRRALLLRSAARPGDIVAVSGTLGGPAGGLLIRLGERDAPPSLRAALLAAHDRPQPPLGLGARLVALGVRCGMDLSDGLAGDLPKLCAASGVGAEIELARLPIHPALRQAWPEEAPTIAATGGEEYELLVTCRPAVWRRVLAAGLPLTAIGRIVATPGVRFAGAAGPLVGWDHLARSGA, encoded by the coding sequence GTGCTTGTCTCCGACCTGGGTGAATTCGGCCTGATCGACCGCCTTGCTGCCGCGCTCTCCTCGCTTCCTCGCTCGGACCTCCTCGTCGGGATTGGCGACGACGCCGCCGTCTGGCGCAGCGGCCGCTCGCTGACGATTGCCACGACCGACACGATGGTTGACGGCATCCACTTTCTGAGCGCGCAGGCCGACCCGGTCGCAGTCGGCTGGAAGGCTGCCGTCTCGAACCTGAGCGACATCAACGCGATGGGCGGGATGCCGCGCTATGCGCTCGTCACGCTCGGGCTGCCGCCCGACACGCCGGTCAGCTGGGTCGACGGACTGTATGCTGGCCTGCGCGCTCTCGCTGAGGCGGGCGCTGTCATTGCGGGGGGCGATATTGTCCGCTCGCCGGTGCGCTTTCTTACTGTCGCCCTCACCGGCGCGGCGCCGGCGCGACGGGACTGGCGGCGGGCGCTCTTACTCCGCTCGGCCGCCCGACCGGGGGATATCGTCGCGGTGAGCGGCACACTTGGCGGTCCTGCAGGCGGCCTGCTGATCCGGCTCGGCGAGCGCGATGCCCCGCCGTCGCTACGCGCTGCGCTGCTTGCTGCTCACGACCGTCCGCAGCCGCCGCTCGGCTTAGGAGCGCGGCTCGTTGCGCTCGGCGTTCGCTGCGGCATGGACCTGAGCGACGGGCTTGCGGGCGACCTGCCGAAGCTGTGCGCGGCCTCGGGCGTCGGCGCGGAGATTGAGCTAGCGCGCTTGCCAATTCATCCCGCGCTGCGTCAGGCGTGGCCGGAGGAGGCGCCGACGATCGCTGCTACCGGCGGGGAGGAATACGAACTGCTTGTCACCTGCCGCCCGGCGGTCTGGCGGCGCGTTCTCGCTGCTGGCTTGCCGCTCACCGCGATCGGCCGGATCGTCGCCACGCCGGGGGTCCGCTTCGCGGGTGCAGCAGGGCCGCTCGTCGGCTGGGATCATCTTGCGCGGAGCGGCGCGTGA
- a CDS encoding PilN domain-containing protein, which produces MAISSAARPPVERRPRPIDLNLLPPAYRRRTGAGLAPVLALVLLTLAVGALMFLQLRLRAEDELIRWSARLSRAQTTRAALAVVDATAQEYQGKLASLQQQLDALQNDYQELNQRRVSWSQVYQAILTAAPADMGFSTIQQRNYQVLIQGTGSSDASITGFAQKLSSSPLFASVVLQNISEAPPGSGLPPVSAGPPPVLPPQPTPMPAPQPTATPPPLPTVTILPPLPTPTRPAAATPTSAPPAAAEFRVVSSIRTTIPGNVDRPSLIRGKIVDENEGAVRGITVRLTGEGISEERTASDGTFEFQVPRKGVYAVTLVGVRADAASGLSTNVPGVTGFHIWDITFKRLSGRAGSSRPAPPEVDGHVITAAALLPPEEGPRTAERPPLATYTFTIVAQVRPGAGQVPVFPTPPPTATTAPTATTSSAVTVTAPSGEGERRFGARP; this is translated from the coding sequence ATGGCGATCAGCAGCGCCGCGCGGCCGCCGGTCGAGCGCCGGCCTCGGCCGATCGACCTCAACCTTCTTCCGCCGGCGTACCGACGACGAACGGGCGCGGGACTTGCGCCCGTTCTTGCGCTTGTGCTCCTGACCTTGGCCGTCGGCGCGCTGATGTTCCTGCAGCTCCGCCTGCGGGCCGAAGACGAACTGATCCGGTGGAGCGCTCGCCTCTCGCGCGCTCAAACGACGCGCGCCGCCCTCGCCGTGGTCGACGCCACCGCCCAGGAGTATCAAGGGAAGCTCGCCTCGCTCCAGCAGCAGCTTGATGCGCTCCAAAACGACTATCAGGAGCTGAACCAGCGCCGTGTCTCCTGGTCGCAGGTCTATCAGGCGATCCTGACCGCGGCGCCCGCCGATATGGGCTTCAGCACTATTCAGCAGCGCAACTATCAAGTGCTTATCCAAGGCACGGGCTCGTCAGACGCCAGTATCACTGGTTTCGCCCAGAAGCTGAGCAGTTCGCCGCTCTTCGCCTCGGTTGTCCTCCAAAACATCAGCGAAGCGCCGCCCGGCAGCGGCCTGCCGCCTGTCAGCGCCGGGCCGCCCCCCGTGCTTCCGCCGCAGCCGACGCCCATGCCTGCGCCCCAGCCGACCGCAACGCCTCCTCCCCTGCCGACCGTCACGATTCTGCCGCCGCTCCCGACCCCAACGCGCCCTGCTGCCGCTACTCCGACGTCTGCTCCCCCTGCCGCAGCCGAGTTTCGGGTCGTCAGTTCGATCCGCACCACTATTCCCGGGAATGTCGACCGCCCGTCGCTCATCCGCGGCAAGATCGTTGACGAGAACGAGGGAGCGGTGCGGGGGATCACGGTGCGTCTCACCGGCGAGGGCATTTCGGAGGAGCGGACCGCCAGCGACGGCACGTTCGAATTCCAAGTTCCAAGAAAGGGGGTCTATGCCGTCACGCTTGTCGGCGTCAGGGCGGATGCCGCGAGCGGGCTTTCGACGAACGTCCCGGGCGTGACCGGCTTTCATATTTGGGATATCACCTTCAAGCGGTTGAGTGGCCGGGCGGGATCATCCCGGCCCGCTCCGCCCGAGGTTGACGGCCACGTCATCACTGCGGCCGCTCTTCTTCCGCCTGAGGAAGGACCCCGCACAGCAGAGCGGCCTCCTCTGGCGACGTACACCTTTACGATCGTCGCTCAAGTGCGGCCCGGCGCCGGGCAGGTGCCTGTTTTCCCAACCCCACCCCCTACCGCGACCACCGCTCCGACTGCGACGACCTCCAGCGCCGTGACCGTCACTGCTCCCTCAGGGGAGGGGGAGCGCCGCTTTGGAGCGCGTCCATGA
- a CDS encoding cobalamin-independent methionine synthase II family protein, whose protein sequence is MRRSTDRILTTHTGSLPRPQRLVQLLYARDRGEPIDEAEFEAAVSAAVKEVVDKQIESGISIVNDGEMSKVMYSTYVADRVTGFGGEAKIPPSGAADLEEFPEWAQRMYAQRSSGGAGIARRPACDGPIVYRDTAAVDRDIANLRAALAGRETADAFLSAASPGVVAVFLENQYYPTHEAFVFAIAEAMKTEYDRIAQAGFVLQVDCPDLAMGRHTKWRDLSFEEFRKVAQTNVAALNHALRDIPEEQIRIHLCWGNYEGPHTHDVPLRDILDIVLSVRASGISFEAANPRHAHEWKVWQEVPLPEGKVLIPGVLDSTTNFIEHPELVAQRIIQFATIVGRENVIAGTDCGFSTAAGAMNVVPSITWAKFRAMAEGAELATKQLWK, encoded by the coding sequence ATGCGCCGCAGCACCGACCGCATCCTCACCACCCACACGGGCAGTTTGCCGCGACCGCAGCGGCTTGTCCAACTGCTGTACGCTCGCGACCGCGGCGAGCCTATCGACGAAGCAGAGTTCGAGGCCGCAGTCAGCGCTGCGGTGAAAGAAGTCGTCGACAAGCAGATCGAATCGGGCATCAGCATCGTCAACGACGGCGAGATGAGCAAGGTGATGTACTCGACCTATGTCGCCGACCGTGTCACCGGCTTCGGCGGCGAGGCGAAGATCCCCCCCAGCGGCGCAGCCGACCTCGAAGAGTTTCCCGAGTGGGCACAGCGGATGTATGCCCAGCGCAGCAGCGGCGGCGCCGGGATCGCGCGCCGGCCAGCTTGCGACGGACCGATCGTGTACCGCGACACAGCGGCGGTTGACCGTGACATCGCCAACCTGCGCGCCGCGCTCGCCGGCCGCGAGACGGCCGATGCCTTCCTCAGTGCCGCCTCGCCCGGCGTTGTCGCCGTCTTCTTAGAGAACCAGTACTACCCGACCCACGAAGCGTTCGTTTTCGCCATTGCTGAGGCGATGAAAACCGAGTACGACCGCATCGCCCAAGCTGGCTTCGTGCTCCAAGTGGACTGCCCTGATCTCGCAATGGGACGGCACACCAAATGGCGCGACCTCTCCTTCGAAGAGTTCCGAAAGGTCGCCCAGACAAATGTCGCTGCCCTCAATCATGCGCTGCGCGATATCCCCGAGGAACAGATCCGCATCCATCTCTGCTGGGGCAACTACGAAGGCCCGCACACGCACGACGTGCCGCTGCGCGACATCCTCGACATCGTGCTCAGCGTTCGAGCGAGCGGCATCTCGTTCGAGGCGGCAAACCCGCGTCATGCGCATGAGTGGAAAGTGTGGCAGGAGGTCCCCCTGCCGGAGGGAAAGGTACTCATTCCGGGCGTCCTCGATTCGACGACAAACTTCATTGAGCATCCCGAACTGGTCGCCCAGCGCATCATCCAGTTCGCCACAATCGTCGGCCGCGAAAATGTCATTGCCGGCACCGACTGCGGCTTCTCGACCGCTGCCGGTGCAATGAATGTCGTCCCCTCGATCACGTGGGCGAAATTCCGGGCGATGGCCGAGGGCGCGGAACTAGCGACCAAGCAGTTGTGGAAATAG
- a CDS encoding dienelactone hydrolase family protein produces the protein MVAVRQSLMHAVSRRSLLVSSLALAGTACFGVRQAAPPATRTPIPGPGTPVSPSDPAIDAGAVDFLVDRDRILAYRARPRGRGPFPSLLLLPDGRGLGPNAKEMARRLAKGGYLALAIDFLSRSGGTDNAGDLAAISTLLNRLPPDRAAGDVVAAARYLEGLDFVDKGALGLFGLDYGATVAWVAASELPQVRAVVVVGGEPPSAARLARIKAPVLGLYAEYDRRQVAAVPQLEEAARRAGITFTAVIVKGVERGFLNEANVEYNEAGARQAWERAVMFFETTLRS, from the coding sequence GTGGTGGCCGTTCGGCAGTCGCTGATGCACGCCGTCTCGCGCCGGTCGCTCCTTGTCAGCTCCCTCGCCCTGGCCGGAACGGCCTGCTTCGGCGTCCGACAGGCGGCGCCGCCAGCCACCCGAACGCCCATCCCCGGCCCGGGCACGCCAGTCAGCCCGAGCGACCCCGCCATTGACGCTGGCGCCGTCGATTTCCTCGTCGACCGCGACCGCATCCTCGCCTACCGCGCCCGGCCACGTGGGCGCGGGCCCTTCCCCTCCCTTCTCCTTCTCCCCGATGGACGCGGGCTCGGCCCGAATGCCAAGGAGATGGCGCGCCGGCTCGCCAAAGGGGGCTATCTCGCTCTCGCCATCGACTTCCTCTCGCGCAGCGGCGGCACCGACAATGCCGGCGATTTGGCCGCGATCAGCACGCTCCTCAACCGCCTCCCGCCTGACCGCGCCGCCGGGGATGTCGTGGCGGCAGCACGCTATCTTGAGGGGCTCGATTTTGTCGACAAGGGCGCGCTCGGGCTCTTCGGCCTTGACTACGGCGCAACAGTCGCTTGGGTGGCCGCCTCCGAGCTGCCCCAAGTCCGCGCGGTCGTTGTAGTCGGCGGCGAGCCGCCTTCGGCGGCGCGGCTGGCGCGCATCAAGGCGCCGGTGCTTGGCCTCTACGCCGAGTATGACCGCCGTCAGGTCGCGGCGGTGCCGCAGCTTGAGGAAGCAGCGCGACGAGCTGGGATCACGTTCACGGCGGTGATTGTCAAGGGGGTTGAACGGGGATTTCTCAACGAGGCGAATGTCGAGTACAACGAGGCCGGAGCGCGGCAGGCGTGGGAGCGCGCCGTCATGTTCTTCGAAACAACGCTGCGCAGCTAG
- a CDS encoding A24 family peptidase — protein MSGSVAVFVWTAVFGLIAIVDLRTRRIPDTLLLSAAIAAMLLARGNGSLPSALIAGAAGFGMFWLLRRLSLRRGPAAFGGGDVKLAGVVGLVVGPSFPVALIVGTGAGAAVALALLASGRSRRAFFPYGPALALGAVVALLSA, from the coding sequence ATGAGTGGCTCCGTCGCAGTCTTCGTTTGGACTGCTGTCTTTGGTCTGATCGCCATCGTCGACCTGCGGACGCGCCGCATTCCAGACACCCTGCTTCTTTCCGCCGCGATCGCGGCAATGCTTCTCGCCCGAGGAAACGGCTCGCTCCCCTCTGCGCTCATTGCAGGAGCAGCCGGTTTCGGAATGTTTTGGCTGCTGCGCCGCCTCAGTCTGCGCCGCGGCCCCGCCGCATTTGGAGGTGGCGATGTCAAGCTGGCGGGCGTGGTGGGGCTCGTCGTTGGACCGAGCTTCCCTGTCGCCTTGATCGTCGGCACCGGCGCGGGAGCGGCCGTCGCGCTGGCGCTTCTCGCCAGCGGCCGCTCGCGCCGCGCATTCTTTCCCTACGGCCCCGCGTTAGCGCTCGGCGCAGTCGTTGCTCTCCTGTCAGCGTAG
- a CDS encoding M48 family metallopeptidase, whose product MTDPNRQERARRYAALQRRLLLIEIALGVGYLVAVQFSGAAVWLRDWMPEPPALGAPLFAAVVAFFYLLLSAPFSYYGGYLLPKRYGLLVQSFSGWLADRLKALAISGVLGLIVLQALVALLQWTPDYWWLGVAAFLLLLTVVLANVAPVLIVPLFFRMRPLEDDDLVRRLVALAERAGTRVRGVYVLEMSGKTTAGNAALMGLGATRRIVIGDTLLANSTPAEIEVVLAHELAHHVHRDIAKGIVVQTSVTLVGLWLANGFLQWGVAALGLKGVSDLAALPLVALALGLYGLVSQPLTNWYSRRIERAADRYALEVTRDPAAFISVMTKLHDQNLSEADPPLWAKIWLYDHPPLRERLALAGA is encoded by the coding sequence ATGACGGATCCCAACCGGCAAGAGCGAGCGCGGCGGTATGCCGCGCTGCAGCGTCGGCTGCTGCTGATCGAGATTGCGCTTGGCGTTGGCTACCTCGTCGCTGTCCAATTCAGCGGGGCTGCCGTCTGGCTGCGCGACTGGATGCCCGAGCCGCCGGCGCTCGGTGCGCCCCTTTTCGCTGCCGTTGTAGCGTTCTTCTACCTGCTGCTGAGCGCCCCGTTCAGCTACTATGGCGGCTACCTCCTTCCAAAGCGATATGGCTTGCTCGTTCAGTCCTTTAGCGGCTGGCTCGCCGACCGGCTGAAGGCGCTCGCGATCAGCGGAGTGCTCGGCCTAATCGTGCTCCAAGCGCTCGTCGCTCTGTTGCAGTGGACGCCTGACTACTGGTGGCTTGGCGTTGCGGCCTTCCTGCTCTTGCTCACGGTCGTGCTGGCGAACGTAGCGCCAGTGCTGATTGTGCCGCTCTTCTTCCGGATGCGCCCGCTTGAGGATGACGACCTCGTTCGTCGGCTGGTGGCGCTCGCGGAACGGGCAGGAACGCGCGTGCGCGGCGTCTACGTCCTCGAGATGAGCGGCAAGACGACGGCCGGCAATGCGGCGTTGATGGGCTTGGGCGCGACCCGCCGGATCGTGATCGGCGACACGCTGCTTGCGAACTCCACCCCCGCCGAGATCGAAGTCGTGCTCGCGCATGAGCTGGCGCATCATGTTCATCGCGACATTGCGAAGGGGATCGTCGTCCAAACGTCGGTCACCCTCGTTGGCCTCTGGCTGGCGAATGGGTTTCTTCAGTGGGGCGTCGCGGCGCTTGGGCTAAAGGGGGTGAGCGATCTTGCGGCGCTGCCCCTTGTCGCTCTGGCGCTTGGTCTTTATGGGCTCGTCAGCCAGCCGCTCACGAACTGGTATAGCCGGCGTATCGAGCGCGCTGCCGATCGCTATGCTCTTGAGGTGACGCGCGACCCGGCTGCCTTCATCTCGGTGATGACAAAACTGCACGATCAAAATCTGAGCGAAGCTGACCCGCCGCTCTGGGCAAAGATCTGGCTCTACGACCATCCTCCCTTGCGCGAGCGGCTCGCCCTCGCCGGCGCCTAG
- a CDS encoding EthD family reductase, whose product MVKLTLMYRAKEDGQFFNEDHYHKVHVAEALKFVGKYGCRKLVLGRVIEDIPERAGTKPPFYRITELYFDTIEDARRCIFSPEMLALNPDGRNYHNTKAESFFNEVEEYHFDENGLFTEASGEWADYFNRRRAHFRGE is encoded by the coding sequence ATGGTAAAGCTGACGCTGATGTATCGCGCCAAAGAGGATGGCCAATTTTTCAACGAGGACCACTACCACAAGGTCCATGTTGCCGAGGCGCTCAAATTTGTCGGCAAGTATGGCTGCCGGAAACTCGTGCTCGGCCGCGTCATCGAGGATATCCCGGAGCGCGCTGGCACGAAGCCGCCCTTTTACCGAATAACAGAGCTGTACTTCGACACGATCGAAGATGCGCGGCGCTGCATCTTCTCCCCCGAAATGCTGGCGCTCAATCCCGACGGCCGGAATTATCACAACACCAAGGCGGAGTCGTTCTTCAACGAGGTCGAGGAATACCATTTCGACGAAAACGGGCTCTTCACCGAAGCGAGCGGCGAATGGGCGGACTACTTCAACCGCCGCCGTGCCCATTTCCGCGGCGAGTAA